From a single Miscanthus floridulus cultivar M001 chromosome 8, ASM1932011v1, whole genome shotgun sequence genomic region:
- the LOC136472017 gene encoding putative germin-like protein 12-4: protein MAASTYFLIAFLVLVTSQAIASDPSPLQDFCVADIHSPVKVNGFVCKDPMAVSADDFFKAANLDKPRDTMKSKVGSNVTLINVMKLPGLNTLGISLARIDYAPLGQNPPHTHPRATEILTVLEGTLFVGFVTSNTDNGNKLFAKVLNKGDVFVFPQGLIHFQFNPVHDKPAVAIAALSSQNPGVITIANAVFGSKPPISDDVLAKAFQVQKGTIDWLQAQFWENNHN, encoded by the exons ATGGCTGCCTCTACCTACTTCCTTATTGCTTTTCTAGTATTGGTCACTTCTCAGGCCATTGCTTCTGACCCTAGCCCGCTCCAGGACTTCTGTGTTGCCGACATACACTCTCCAG TGAAGGTGAATGGATTTGTTTGCAAGGACCCCATGGCCGTGAGCGCAGATGACTTTTTCAAGGCAGCAAACCTTGACAAGCCTAGGGACACCATGAAAAGCAAGGTCGGATCCAATGTCACTTTGATCAATGTCATGAAGTTGCCTGGACTCAACACGCTGGGCATCTCGTTGGCTCGCATTGACTACGCACCACTAGGTCAGAATCCGCCACACACCCACCCACGTGCCACAGAGATTCTCACCGTGCTTGAAGGTACACTCTTTGTTGGATTTGTCACCTCCAACACAGACAATGGTAACAAGCTATTCGCCAAGGTTCTGAACAAGGGTGACGTGTTTGTATTCCCCCAAGGGCTCATCCACTTCCAATTCAATCCGGTCCATGACAAGCCAGCAGTCGCGATCGCAGCACTAAGTAGCCAGAACCCTGGGGTTATTACTATTGCCAACGCAGTCTTTGGATCAAAGCCACCGATCTCAGATGATGTCTTGGCCAAGGCCTTCCAGGTGCAAAAGGGGACAATTGACTGGCTTCAAGCTCAGTTCTGGGAGAACAACCACAACTAA